The following DNA comes from Balneolales bacterium ANBcel1.
ACCTCAAGCTCTTTCTTGAATCCGTCCGTAACTCCTGTTATCAGGTTGGAGATGAGCACACGGTACAACCCGTGGAGGGATTTTACATTCTTATCCTCGGAACTGCGTGCCAGAATAATTTCTTCATCCGTTTTTTCCAGTTTCAATCGAGGATCAACCTGAAGCGAAAGCACGCCTTTCGTGCCCTTCACGGTGACCTTGTTTTGAGGATCAATGGAGAATTCAACTCCTTTGGCCAGAGGCACTGGCAAATTACCTATTCGAGACATAGTTACAATTTGTTTAATAGACGTAACACAGTATTTCACCACCAACCCCTAGTTTGCGGGCTTCTTTATCCGTCATAATTCCACGGGAAGTGGTGAGTATGGCAATTCCGAGACCATTGTGAACCCGGGGTATGGCATCTGCGGAACAGTATTTCCGTAGTCCAGGCTTGGATACACGGCGAAAATGTTTGATGACCGGCAGGCCATAGTGATCGTATTTCAAAAAAATACGTATGAGGCCCTGCAGATTATCATCGATATCCAGATAACGCTGAATAAAGCCTTTGTCCAGCAGGATCTGGGTAATCGCCCTTTTCATCTTCGATGCCGGTATATCGACACGTCGATGCCCCGCCTGCTGTGCATTGCGAATTCGCGTGAGGTAATCAGATATTGGATCAGTCATGATTGTTCTAAAAATTAATGTTTACCAGCTGGCTTTTTTAACACCAGGAATTTTTCCGCTGGATGCCAGTTCTCGGAACTTTATCCGCGAAACACCGAATGTACCGACATAACCACGGCTTCTGCCTGTCAATGAGCAGCGTTGCCGAATTCGGGTCGGGCTAGCATCTCTCGGGAGTTTTTGAAGCGCTTCAAAATCACCGGCTTCCTTCAGCTCCTTTCTCTTCTGAGCATACTTCTCAGCCGTTCTCTTGCGCTTTTCGTTGCGTGCAATCCAGGATTTCTTTGCCATAGTACGATTTAGTTATTGCGTTTTACAAAAGGCATTCCAAACTGCTTGAGCAGTTGATAGGCCTGCTCATCATTATCAGCAGTTGTTACAAAGGCGATATCCATACCGTGAATACGTTCCAGATTATCGGTATTGATTTCGGGAAACACTGAATGTTCCTTGATGCCCATCGTGTAGTTTCCGCGTCCGTCAAATCCTTTGTCGGATACACCCTGAAAGTCACGGGTACGGGGCAGTGCCAAATTGATCAACCTGTCCAGAAATTCGTACATGATTTTGCCACGCAGTGTCACCTTGCAGCCAATCGGCATGCCTTCGCGCAGTTTGAAATTGGAAATGGACTTTTTCGCTTTTGTGACTACAGGCTGTTGACCGGTGATCGCAGCAATGTTTTTTACAACATCATCCAGAACCTTTTTATCGGCAACCGCCTCACCTACGCCGACATTAACGACGATTTTGGTCAGTTTGGGAACAGCCATTCTGTTCTCAATCTTGAAATCATCCTTAATTTTGCCCAGAATGCTCTTTTTGTATTCGGTATATAATCTTGCTTCTGCCATAGTTGAGTTATTCTAATCTATTTGTCGAGCGTTTCACCACTTACTTTGGCTACACGAACCCAGCGCCCTTTTCCACTTTCAGAAACCCATGAACGTCCGATTCGGGTTGCTTCATCGCTCACCGGATCCACGGGAAGAACATTGGAAACATGTATGGGCAGTTCCTGCTTCATCCTGCCGCCTTGCGGATTTTCCTGGGTCGGCTTCTGATGCTTGGTGTGCATGTTGATGCCTTCCA
Coding sequences within:
- the rpsH gene encoding 30S ribosomal protein S8 gives rise to the protein MTDPISDYLTRIRNAQQAGHRRVDIPASKMKRAITQILLDKGFIQRYLDIDDNLQGLIRIFLKYDHYGLPVIKHFRRVSKPGLRKYCSADAIPRVHNGLGIAILTTSRGIMTDKEARKLGVGGEILCYVY
- the rpsN gene encoding 30S ribosomal protein S14, whose protein sequence is MAKKSWIARNEKRKRTAEKYAQKRKELKEAGDFEALQKLPRDASPTRIRQRCSLTGRSRGYVGTFGVSRIKFRELASSGKIPGVKKASW
- the rplE gene encoding 50S ribosomal protein L5 — encoded protein: MAEARLYTEYKKSILGKIKDDFKIENRMAVPKLTKIVVNVGVGEAVADKKVLDDVVKNIAAITGQQPVVTKAKKSISNFKLREGMPIGCKVTLRGKIMYEFLDRLINLALPRTRDFQGVSDKGFDGRGNYTMGIKEHSVFPEINTDNLERIHGMDIAFVTTADNDEQAYQLLKQFGMPFVKRNN
- the rplX gene encoding 50S ribosomal protein L24, with the protein product MPRKKNTQKKFHIKKGDLVEVISGDDRGKRGKVLRLFADRDRVLVEGINMHTKHQKPTQENPQGGRMKQELPIHVSNVLPVDPVSDEATRIGRSWVSESGKGRWVRVAKVSGETLDK